The following coding sequences lie in one Silene latifolia isolate original U9 population chromosome 5, ASM4854445v1, whole genome shotgun sequence genomic window:
- the LOC141655363 gene encoding secreted RxLR effector protein 161-like, which yields MHHCKPVATPLAINDHISKSDVNQKSDTRLYRSIVGSLLYLTTTRPYLMFAASLLSSFMTEPSDINTRIAKRILRYLRGTSNFGVMFESSVEPKLTTYSDIDWAGTIDDMKSTSGYAFTLGFGIFSWMSKKQGVVTQSTAEAEYVAASATVNQTIWLRKILADMGHTQENSTEVLVDSKSAITIS from the coding sequence ATGCACCATTGCAAACCAGTAGCGACACCACTGGCCATTAATGATCATATATCCAAATCTGATGTCAACCAGAAGTCAGATACAAGGCTATACAGAAGCATTGTGGGTAGTTTGCTTTACCTCACAACAACTAGACCATATTTGATGTTTGCTGCAAGCCTACTATCAAGCTTTATGACTGAACCAAGTGACATTAATACGAGAATAGCGAAAAGAATCCTGAGATATCTAAGGGGAACTTCAAATTTTGGAGTTATGTTTGAATCCAGTGTAGAGCCAAAATTGACAACCTATTCTGACATCGATTGGGCCGGTACAATTGACGACATGAAAAGCACTTCTGGCTATGCTTTCACACTTGGTTTCGGGATTTTCTCATGGATGTCTAAGAAACAAGGTGTTGTGACTCAATCTACGGCTGAAGCAGAGTATGTAGCAGCAAGCGCTACAGTTAATCAGACTATTTGGCTAAGAAAGATACTTGCCGATATGGGTCACACACAAGAAAATTCAACCGAGGTTCTAGTAGATAGCAAATCAGCAATCACTATTTCTTAG